The stretch of DNA CAAAAGTCCTATACCTTCCCATTCGCATGGGTTTTACACCGAGTGCTTCCAAAGTCCTCTTAGGAATACTCGTATGGAGTGCATCGCTGTCCACCATGAGTTCAACTTCCTCGAACCTCGAGGGATCCGTGGGGCTGAAGACCTTAATTTTTACGTAAGTGAAGCCCATTTTCATCACCTAAACGTGCCGTCATTCATCCCAAAGTTTCCTCATCAAAGCTGTTCAACCGCGTAGCCTCCTTCTTGAGAGTGTCGTTTTTCATTCACGGCTAGCTGTTTTTCGAGTAATTCTACGAGTCTTCTTATTATAGGTATTCTTCCTTCGACATCTTCTTTATCTAGCTTTGCCTCGTGAAAGCCCCATACGTGTAGGTGGTTTGCTGCATCCCATCCTAGCTGAACCTCTATACCAAGCTTATTCGTCAGCTTCCTAACCGCTTTCTCTAGCAGCGTAACTGTCCATCTCCCCTTCTCTTCAGCAGCTTTAACCTCCTCAAGCTTGAAGACCTCAGACAAGGCTTTTATGCACTCCTCGGCAGCCTTATAAAACTTCTCAGACGATTGAACAGCATCCCCCTTCACTAGAAAGTCGTCGGCTTCAATGAGTAGAAGCTTGATAAAATCCAACCTTTTCGAAGCCATCGTATTTTCCCTTCTATGGTTGTATCGCCTTCTTCTATTCTAACCTTTCTATGCTCCTTATAAGATCCTCGTAGGCATTGCAATCTGGATCAAAAAGGTGATTGTAAACGTCGGATGAATATTATGCATAACAATCTACCACTTTTTAACCAGTTATATTGAGTGCTGTCTTCTTACGTATGGCTCTAGCCTAATGCTATTTCCAGATTCTGTGTACCCATTCCACCCTATCGAAGTCTTTATCGTTTGTGTATATTTCAGTCACATTATTCTTCTTCATTACCTGTAGTGTAAGAGCATCAATGAAATCTAAGTCGTATTTCTCTATGTCTGATACAGCGTCCAGCATCTCCCTCCACGATACACTAACCTTCCTCATCATCGCATAGGGGTTTAACGCTACTAGAAACCTCTCTACTTCCTCCCGCCCTCTTACACGTGCTTTAAGAGCTCGTTCTAATTAACTAGGTGCTTTTCTGCTTAATGCTTCCTCGGTTAGCTTAGCCAGCCTCTCTATGGCTGGCTTTCTAGCTTTAACGCCCTCAATTTCAATTTTCGCCTCATGAAAGCCCACACGTGGTCTTTGATGGGCTTACGCATGTGTGGCCCTTCCCAATTCCGATTAACTTATATGTTGATGCTATCTCGATAAAGTTTGGTGGTTAAATGGGTTACGTGAGGGTTAAGGGTTTTGTCGGATCGCCTGAGAAGGTGAGGGTTGAAGAGGTGAATTTTCTGGTCGATACTGGCGCTTACTATACAGTCTTGCCTCCGAAGCTGACGGAGGGTCTGGCCATAAGGCCGGTGGTGAGGGCTGAGCTACTGACAGCCGACAAGAGGAAGGTGGAGGCCTACCTTTCTTACGCCTACATAAAAATAGGGGATAGGGAAGGGGTTTTGCCCGTGGCAGTAATGGAGGCTCCGGAGCCCATGCTCGGCGTAACGGCTATGGAGGGGCTTGGGATAAAAGTCGACCAGACGACGGGTAGAATAGAGTACACTAGACCCTATGGACTCGCGATACTCTAAAATAACCGCTTGCATAAATTTATTGAGCATTCGTAGCAGAATTTTGACATGGGCATCGTACGTTACGCTTTTAAGCAACTTTATTTAAGCCCTCGAGCTTTAATCAGATTGAGCGTTAACATAGTTTACAACAGAGTTCATTGAGGTGATTATGGCTACGAGAAGCGCTAAGGCTAAAATTGCTGAAGATATTCAGGCTTTCTAAAGAATGCTTTCTGGCTTAACATGAAAATTCATCTTATCCGCTACTTTTTATAATTTTTAGGTTTCTGTTAACCCAGTGTCAACTAATGCCCTGACATTCCTCGAGACCTCCCCCCTTAAGAATGAGATCCATATAACCATTAGAAAGTCCGAAATCCACTAAGCCTATG from Candidatus Nezhaarchaeales archaeon encodes:
- a CDS encoding PaREP1 family protein, with amino-acid sequence MDFIKLLLIEADDFLVKGDAVQSSEKFYKAAEECIKALSEVFKLEEVKAAEEKGRWTVTLLEKAVRKLTNKLGIEVQLGWDAANHLHVWGFHEAKLDKEDVEGRIPIIRRLVELLEKQLAVNEKRHSQEGGYAVEQL
- a CDS encoding aspartyl protease family protein, translated to MGYVRVKGFVGSPEKVRVEEVNFLVDTGAYYTVLPPKLTEGLAIRPVVRAELLTADKRKVEAYLSYAYIKIGDREGVLPVAVMEAPEPMLGVTAMEGLGIKVDQTTGRIEYTRPYGLAIL